A DNA window from Vigna angularis cultivar LongXiaoDou No.4 chromosome 1, ASM1680809v1, whole genome shotgun sequence contains the following coding sequences:
- the LOC128195472 gene encoding uncharacterized protein LOC128195472 isoform X1, whose translation MDRSPPNRAWMYDRCHRGRGALKESFVLGVEEFITKACEQERLKCDCTKILHERVVKVHLYKNGFKPNYFIWKDHGEIMPEDHVQNHDSSMAVETEDGQINQFQTMEDMVHDALRQNESWQASTSNNIEEAPNEETQRFFNFLLDANQPLYGGASDSKLSMCVRLLACKSNWNIPNQCIDFIAKMVMDATPIKSGLPKTYYDAKKCVSKLGLQSQRIDCCVDGCMLFYDNEYGKNDGALLECKFCGKPRYQPRNTGATTSKPVPMKSMFYLPLIPRLQRMYASTQTAGQMTWHYQNMSTMGVLRHPCDGEAWKHFDRVYPDFGIEPRNVRLGLCSDGFNPYVQASNIPYSCWPVIVTPYNLPPEMCMSKPYMFLTCLIPGPFNPKVGIDVYLEPLIDELKKLWTGVITYDISRKQNFILRAMLMWTINDFPAYGMLSGWSTHGKLACPHCMEHTKAFRLYHGAKNSWFDSHRRFLPKDHAFRRNRNAFKKGEVEMDDAPPYLTGPEVWNRINGYPKITENGAARIDGYGEWHNWTKKSIFWDLPYWKDNLLRHNLDFMHIEKNFFDNIFNTVMNVVGKTKDNDKARMDISLYCRRKDLELKSHSNGNMYKPKANYTLSTDQIKQVCHWVKGLRMPDGYSSNLSRCVDVNRGKLIGMKSHDCHVFMECLLPIAFSSLPAHVLNPITEISHFFRDLCSTTLNKDDLAKMEENIPIILCKMERIFPPSFFDSMEHLPIHLPYEARLGGPVHYRWMYPFERFMEYAKRSVKNKARVEGSICASYLHRETTHFCSHYFKNFMLTPQSNRNEVDIEIESFTTTLSVFNQPGRHSGRESTHWLSDEELRSAHVHVLINCNEVEPYLHSFLHVYQLSESNSSTYVHANFPLWFRQKVHNDPLSVRNQHLRDLSLGPLRCVKEWHTFFANGYKFHTHAWSQGKRTINSGVHVKGLTEGGQDDFYGVIKHIYELEYNSTTIEKKIVLFYCDWFDPSRVGTRVDSKYGIVDIRMDKRYVLFDPFIIAHNVQQVYYVPYPTSRTDKRGWCVAIKTKPRGRIDSNDVEADVPYQVEEMSHVNDIIEVEEVVRLQDVEAGLEEVDPNNISSFQGQIDEDTTESEEYNAEGQGEDDNEDEFHSSSTE comes from the exons ATGGATCGTTCTCCACCAAATCGTGCATGGATGTACGATAGGTGTCATAGAGGAAGAGGTGCTTTGAAAGAGTCTTTTGTATTAGGTGTTGAAGAGTTTATAACTAAAGCTTGTGAACAAGAACGTTTGAAGTGCGATTGTACAAAGATTCTGCACGAAAGAGTTGTGAAGGTTCACCTTTACAAGAACGGTTTCAAgcctaattatttcatttggaaGGATCATGGGGAAATAATGCCAGAAGATCATGTACAGAATCATGACAGTTCGATGGCTGTAGAGACGGAAGATGGTCAAATTAACCAATTTCAAACAATGGAAGACATGGTGCATGATGCTCTTAGGCAAAATGAGTCGTGGCAAGCATCTACTTCTAATAACATTGAAGAGGCTCCGAATGAAGAAACACaaaggttttttaattttttgttggaTGCAAATCAGCCGTTGTATGGAGGAGCATCAGACTCGAAATTATCAATGTGTGTCAGACTATTAGCTTGCAAGTCAAATTGGAATATTCCTAACCAATGCATagattttattgcaaaaatggtTATGGATGCAACACCCATCAAATCAGGTTTGCCTAAAACATACTACGATGCAAAAAAGTGTGTATCAAAGTTGGGATTACAATCGCAGAGGATTGATTGTTGCGTGGATGGTTGCATGCTCttctatgataatgaatatggtaAGAATGATGGCGCATTGCTTGAATGCAAATTTTGTGGAAAGCCAAGATATCAACCACGTAACACGGGAGCAACTACTAGCAAACCAGTTCCTATGAAATCAATGTTCTATTTGCCATTAATTCCCAGACTACAAAGAATGTATGCCTCAACACAAACTGCAGGACAAATGACATGGCACTATCAGAACATGTCGACGATGGGTGTTTTGCGTCATCCATGCGATGGAGAGGCTTGGAAGCACTTTGATAGAGTATATCCTGACTTTGGTATCGAGCCACGCAATGTTCGACTCGGTTTATGCTCTGACGGTTTTAACCCATATGTACAGGCATCAAATATACCATATTCATGTTGGCCAGTTATTGTCACTCCTTATAATCTTCCTCCAGAAATGTGCATGTCTAAACCTTACATGTTCTTAACATGTCTCATTCCTGGGCCATTCAATCCAAAGGTTGGCATAGATGTGTACTTAGAGCCCTTGATAGACGAATTGAAGAAGCTGTGGACAGGTGTGATAACATATGATATTTCAAGgaaacaaaactttattttgagGGCCATGCTAATGTGGACAATTAATGATTTTCCTGCTTATGGTATGTTGTCCGGCTGGAGCACTCATGGTAAACTGGCATGCCCACATTGCATGGAGCATACAAAGGCTTTTAGATTATATCATGGGGCAAAAAATTCATGGTTTGACTCTCATCGGAGGTTTTTACCGAAAGACCATGCTTTTAGGAGGAATAGGAATGCTTTCAAGAAGGGGGAAGTGGAGATGGATGACGCACCACCATATCTTACAGGACCTGAAGTTTGGAATAGAATCAAtggttatcctaaaataactgAAAATGGTGCGGCAAGAATTGATGGATACGGTGAGTGGCATAATTGGACGAAAAAAAGCATCTTTTGGGATCTACCCTATTGGAAGGATAATTTGTTAAGGCATAATCTTGACTTCatgcacattgaaaaaaatttctttgacaacatCTTTAATACTGTGATGAATGTTGTGGGGAAGACAAAAGACAATGACAAGGCCCGAATGGATATAAGTTTGTACTGTAGACGAAAAGATTTGGAGCTAAAAAGTCATAGCAATGGAAACATGTATAAGCCAAAAGCAAATTATACACTATCAACAGACcaaataaaacaagtttgtcATTGGGTAAAAGGTCTTAGGATGCCTGATGGATATTCTTCTAACTTGTCAAGGTGTGTTGATGTGAATAGGGGAAAGCTCATTGGGATGAAAAGTCATGATTGCCATGTGTTTATGGAATGCTTACTTCCTATAGCGTTTAGTTCTTTACCGGCTCATGTTCTGAATCCCATTACAGAGATAAGTCATTTCTTTAGAGATTTGTGTTCTACAACATTGAACAAGGATGACCTGGcgaagatggaagaaaacatTCCCATCATTCTGTGCAAGATGGAGAGAATATTTCCTCCCTCATTCTTTGATTCTATGGAACATCTCCCTATCCATCTTCCATATGAGGCACGACTTGGTGGACCAGTCCACtataggtggatgtacccaTTTGAAAG GTTCATGGAATATGCTAAACGTTCAGTAAAGAATAAGGCTAGGGTTGAAGGATCTATTTGCGCATCATACTTGCACAGAGAAACAACTCATTTTTGTTCCCactatttcaaaaacttcatgttaaCACCACAAAGCAATAGAAATGAAGTAGACATTGAAATAGAAAGCTTTACGACAACATTATCAGTGTTTAACCAACCTGGCCGTCATTCTGGAAGGGAATCAACACATTGGTTAAGTGATGAAGAATTGAGATCAGCTCATGttcatgtattgatcaattgcaaTGAAGTTGAACCTTACCTTCA CTCATTCTTACATGTCTATCAACTATCTGAGTCAAACAGTTCGACATACGTACATGCTAATTTCCCATTGTGGTTCAGGCAAAAA GTTCATAACGATCCTTTAAGTGTGAGAAACCAACATCTTAGAGATTTATCACTTGGTCCTTTAAGGTGTGTAAAGGAATGGCACACCTTCTTTGCTAATGGATACAAATTTCATACCCATGCATGGAGTCAGGGCAAGAGGACAATAAATAGTGGGGTTCATGTTAAAGGGCTAACAGAAGGAGGTCAAGATGATTTTTATGGTGTCATTAAACACATCTATGAGTTGGAATACAATTCAACaaccattgaaaagaaaattgtattattttattgtgattggTTTGATCCATCGAGAGTAGGTACAAGGGTGGATTCAAAGTATGGCATTGTGGATATTCGAATGGATAAAAGATATGTGTTGTTTGATCCTTTTATCATTGCACATAATGTACAACAAGTGTATTATGTACCATATCCTACATCACGCACGGACAAACGAGGTTGGTGTGTTGCGATAAAAacgaagcctagaggtcgcattgatTCTAATGATGTAGAAGCCGATGTGCCATaccaagtggaggaaatgtcacatgttaatgacatcattgaagttgaagaagtagTCCGATTACAAGATGTAGAAGCTGGTCTTGAAGAAGTTGACCCTAACAATATTTCATCATTTCAAGGGCAAATAGATGAAGATACAACGGAATCAGAAGAATACAATGCAGAAGGACAGGGTGAAGATGACAATGAAGATGAATTTCATAGTTCTAGCACTGAATAG
- the LOC108343395 gene encoding scopoletin glucosyltransferase translates to MGHDRQLHVFFFPFFANGHIIPTIELARVFASRGLKTTVVTTPLNEPFISRTVGKANITIKTIKFPSPEQTGLPEGCENSDRLSGMQIIPFLKSTVLLRDPLEQLLQQELPDLIIADMFFPWATDSAAKFGIPRIVFHGLGFFPLCVSACVRKYKPQDKVSSYSEPFVVPNLPGEIMLTKMQLPQTPKHDLEFTKILEEANASELNSYGVIANSFYELEPVYADHYRNELGRKAWHLGPVCLSNRDNAEKVHRGNEATIDEHECLKWLDTKEPDSVVYVCFGSMTTFPNAQLKEIALGLEASGQPFIWVVKKGSSENLEWLPEGFEERTVDQGKGLIIRGWAPQVMILDHIAVGGFVTHCGWNSAMEGVCAGLPMVTWPMYAEQFYNAKFLTDIVKIGVSVGVQTWIGLMGGKPVKKEVIEKALKRIMVGDEAEEIRNRAKDIAKMAKRAVEEGGSSYSDFNSLIEDLRSRTL, encoded by the coding sequence ATGGGTCACGATCGTCAGCTTCACGTAtttttcttccccttcttcGCAAATGGTCACATCATACCCACTATTGAGCTGGCTAGAGTCTTTGCCTCAAGAGGACTCAAAACCACCGTAGTCACCACTCCCCTCAACGAGCCATTCATTTCAAGAACCGTAGGAAAAGCCAACATCACCATCAAAACCATCAAATTCCCGTCGCCGGAGCAAACTGGCTTGCCCGAAGGTTGCGAGAACTCCGACCGCCTCTCCGGAATGCAGATCATCCCATTCTTGAAGTCCACCGTGCTTCTGCGGGACCCACTGGAGCAGCTGCTGCAGCAAGAACTCCCTGACCTCATAATCGCCGACATGTTCTTCCCATGGGCTACGGACTCTGCTGCCAAGTTCGGGATTCCTAGGATTGTGTTCCACGGATTAGGATTCTTCCCATTGTGCGTGTCCGCGTGCGTGAGAAAATACAAGCCGCAGGACAAGGTTTCCTCGTACAGCGAGCCCTTCGTGGTTCCGAATCTGCCGGGGGAAATAATGCTCACCAAGATGCAGCTTCCGCAGACCCCGAAGCACGACTTGGAATTCACCAAGATTCTTGAAGAAGCTAACGCGTCGGAATTGAATAGCTACGGCGTGATCGCCAACAGCTTCTACGAACTCGAACCAGTTTACGCAGATCATTATAGGAACGAGCTTGGAAGAAAAGCGTGGCATTTGGGACCAGTTTGTTTGTCCAATAGGGACAATGCTGAAAAAGTACACAGAGGAAATGAAGCAACGATTGACGAGCACGAGTGTTTAAAGTGGCTTGATACGAAGGAACCTGATTCGGTTGTTTATGTTTGCTTTGGTAGCATGACAACCTTCCCCAATGCTCAACTGAAGGAAATTGCGTTGGGTTTGGAGGCTTCGGGGCAGCCTTTCATCTGGGTTGTGAAGAAAGGGTCGAGTGAGAATCTGGAATGGCTTCCAGAAGGGTTTGAAGAAAGAACGGTAGATCAGGGAAAGGGTTTGATCATAAGGGGTTGGGCACCCCAAGTGATGATTTTGGATCATATAGCGGTTGGGGGGTTTGTGACTCATTGTGGATGGAACTCAGCTATGGAAGGAGTGTGTGCGGGGTTACCAATGGTGACATGGCCCATGTACGCGGAGCAATTTTACAATGCTAAGTTTTTGACGGACATAGTTAAGATTGGGGTGAGTGTTGGGGTGCAAACGTGGATTGGGTTAATGGGAGGGAAGCCTGTGAAGAAGGAGGTTATAGAGAAGGCTCTAAAGAGGATAATGGTGGGTGATGAAGCAGAGGAAATTAGAAACAGAGCCAAGGATATTGCTAAAATGGCAAAACGAGCTGTGGAGGAAGGAGGATCATCTTACTCCGATTTCAACTCTTTAATTGAGGATTTGAGATCGCGAACGCTTTGA
- the LOC128195472 gene encoding uncharacterized protein LOC128195472 isoform X2, giving the protein MTRFNNEIGSTSQPTTPTSTSTGRSVPPPLVVPAFTPTPHQVPTSSPTSIGTSLPPPIQVPGLTPTPYQVPPYLQASLSPNVGSNPSTPRNIAASPGIEDADPHSSSAANNMEACSNSRPMITPVGGGFYPTKTASKAITATIKEQFDEPWLTWGAIPKSTRDVFFERFKRRVSWKPEDEEKVKKNYHTKASHRLSEMYKKARTLGKRPDWLGDDTWNALLEKWNMPLYRQKCETAKKNRTSEKGGCLHTRGSISVHEHAIRLSQELGRSVHVDEIFQQTHIRQSTGEFVDERSRRTHEQFVAKFSQIRSETASVGVSTSSPLDPAEEERLRNRCWLEAAGGKYKGRVYDIGNVTSQDDCVDSYIQQTQASSTAQPQNSEEILNLKSQLQQYGQQLQNLEGFIGVLLPFLPPSAAAAAQQFLNLQNPQVQNDVPNVVQPEQQPPEQQPPHQQPPDEQPQDGNDYMHY; this is encoded by the exons ATGACACGTTTCAATAATGAAATTGgttcaaccagtcaaccaactACACCTACCTCTACCTCTACTGGTAGATCTGTTCCACCTCCATTAGTTGTTCCTGCCTTCACTCCCACTCCACATCAAGTTCCTACATCTTCACCTACCTCTATTGGTACATCTCTTCCACCTCCAATACAAGTGCCTGGCTTGACACCCACTCCATACCAAGTGCCTCCTTATCTTCAGGCTTCACTCTCTCCCAATGTTGGTTCTAACCCATCAACTCCCAGAAATATTGCAGCATCACCTGGTATAGAGGATGCAGATCCACATTCTAGTTCAGCCGCCAATAACATGGAAGCATGTTCCAATAGTCGTCCAATGATTACACCCGTTGGAGGagg gtttTATCCTACAAAAACTGCATCCAAGGCAATCACAGCCACCATCAAGGAACAGTTTGATGAGCCATGGCTAACATGGGGTGCAATCCCTAAGTCAACCAGAGATGTCTTCTTCGAACGTTTTAAG AGAAGGGTTTCATGGAAGCCTGAAGATGAGGAAAAggtcaaaaaaaattatcacaccAAGGCATCTCATAGACTCTCAGAGATGTATAAAAAAGCTAGAACTCTAGGAAAAAGACCTGATTGGCTGGGGGACGATACTTGGAATGCTCTTTTGGAAAAGTGGAACATGCCACTTTATAGACAAAAGTGTGAAACGGCAAAGAAGAATCGGACATCTGAAAAGGGTGGTTGTTTGCACACTAGAGGATCTATAAGCGTGCATGAGCATGCTATTCGTTTG TCACAAGAGCTTGGTCGGTCTgtgcatgttgatgaaatatttcagcaGACACATATTCGTCAATCAACAGGAGAATTTGTGGACGAAAGGTCTAGGCGGACCCAT gaacaatttgttgcaaaattttctcaaattagATCTGAGACTGCATCTGTTGGTGTCTCAACATCTTCTCCTCTAGACCCTGCGGAGGAGGAAAGATTGAGAAACCGATGTTGGTTAGAGGCTGCTGGTGGAAAATACAAGGGACGCGTATACGACATTGGAAATGTGACTTCCCAAGATGACTGTGTTGATAGTTACATCCAACAAACACAGGCATCTTCTACTGCTCAACCTCAAAATTCAGAAGAAATTCTTAACCTGAAATCGCAGTTACAACAATATGGTCAGCAGCTTCAAAATCTTGAAGGCTTTATTGGCGTCCTCCTGCCATTCCTTCCGCCTTCAGCCGCCGCGGCTGCACAACAATTTTTAAACCTTCAAAATCCTCAAGTTCAAAATGACGTACCCAATGTAGTCCAACCAGAACAGCAACCTCCAGAACAGCAACCACCACACCAGCAACCACCAGATGAACAACCACAAGATGGAAATGATTACATGCATTATTAG